One Magnetococcus sp. PR-3 genomic region harbors:
- the aspS gene encoding aspartate--tRNA ligase gives MKRTHYCNDVRESQIGEKVTLEGWINRRRDHGGVIFVDLRDRTGLVQVVFSPELYADPHAQAHGLRSEYVIRVQGKVTARTDETINANMDTGKIEVVVEELDILNSSLPLPFQLDDDVSENLRLQYRFLDLRRPEMQKNMIFRHRIMQSVRNHLDGTGFVEVETPMLTRSTPEGARDYLVPSRVSPSEFYALPQSPQLFKQLLMMAGYDRYFQIVRCFRDEDLRADRQPEFTQIDLEMSFVEPDDVMDLTEGVVARAFKDTLDIEIAQPVRRMTYAEAMDKYGLDAPDLRISMELKDITEVMKASEFKVFRQAATLEGRGNEHGLVKVLKVPGGNKLTRKQIDAYTEFVGIYGAKGLAYIKINGSWRDEGWQSPIVKFLGEAEKDAIQEATQAQEGDLLFFGADKASVVNEALGRLRVKVGKDLEMLSDEKFAFVWVTDFPLLDWDNDSRKNTAVHHPFTAPHPEDIVHLENADSASAEHPLEKVRSQAYDLVLNGTEVGGGSIRIHDTDLQRRMLELLEIGEEEAEGKFGFLLRALQYGAPPHGGLALGLDRLVTLMLELDSIRDVIAFPKTQKATCLMTEAPSKVDNAQMKELQLRSTFKPKTTE, from the coding sequence ATGAAGCGCACCCACTACTGCAACGATGTGCGGGAAAGCCAAATCGGTGAAAAGGTAACCCTGGAAGGCTGGATTAATCGTCGTCGTGACCACGGCGGGGTTATTTTTGTGGACCTTCGCGACCGGACTGGTCTGGTTCAGGTGGTGTTCAGCCCTGAGCTGTATGCTGACCCCCACGCCCAAGCCCACGGCCTGCGTAGCGAGTATGTGATCCGGGTTCAGGGTAAAGTAACAGCCCGTACCGATGAGACCATCAATGCCAATATGGATACCGGGAAGATTGAGGTCGTTGTAGAGGAACTGGATATTCTCAACAGCTCCCTGCCCCTGCCTTTCCAGTTGGATGATGATGTCTCTGAGAACCTGCGCTTGCAGTATCGTTTTCTTGACCTGCGTCGCCCAGAGATGCAGAAAAACATGATCTTCCGCCACCGCATTATGCAGTCGGTACGAAACCACCTGGATGGCACCGGTTTTGTTGAGGTTGAGACCCCCATGCTCACCCGCAGCACTCCAGAAGGCGCCCGGGACTATCTGGTCCCCAGCCGTGTCAGCCCCAGTGAGTTCTATGCCCTGCCCCAGTCTCCCCAGCTGTTTAAACAGCTGCTGATGATGGCCGGTTATGACCGCTACTTCCAGATTGTACGCTGCTTCCGGGATGAGGATCTGCGTGCTGACCGTCAACCTGAATTCACCCAGATCGACCTTGAGATGTCCTTTGTCGAACCGGATGATGTCATGGACCTGACCGAAGGCGTGGTCGCCCGCGCCTTTAAAGATACGCTGGATATTGAGATCGCCCAGCCTGTTCGCCGCATGACCTATGCCGAAGCCATGGATAAATATGGCCTGGATGCCCCAGATCTGCGTATTAGCATGGAGCTTAAGGACATTACAGAGGTGATGAAAGCCTCGGAGTTTAAGGTGTTCCGTCAGGCCGCTACCCTGGAAGGTCGTGGCAATGAGCACGGCTTGGTCAAGGTTCTTAAGGTTCCAGGCGGCAATAAGCTGACCCGTAAGCAGATTGATGCCTACACCGAGTTTGTGGGTATTTATGGGGCCAAAGGCTTAGCTTACATTAAGATCAATGGCTCCTGGCGTGATGAGGGGTGGCAATCTCCCATCGTTAAGTTCCTTGGCGAAGCGGAGAAGGATGCCATTCAGGAGGCCACCCAAGCGCAAGAGGGTGATCTGCTCTTCTTTGGGGCCGACAAAGCCAGTGTGGTGAACGAAGCCCTGGGTCGCCTGCGGGTTAAAGTGGGTAAAGATCTGGAGATGCTCTCTGACGAGAAGTTTGCCTTTGTTTGGGTCACCGACTTCCCCCTGCTCGATTGGGACAACGACTCCCGCAAGAACACAGCGGTTCACCACCCCTTCACCGCGCCTCATCCTGAGGATATTGTACATCTGGAGAATGCAGACAGTGCATCGGCTGAGCATCCTCTGGAGAAAGTACGCTCCCAGGCCTATGACTTGGTGTTGAACGGTACGGAGGTGGGCGGTGGTTCCATCCGTATTCACGACACCGACCTGCAGCGTCGTATGCTAGAGTTGCTGGAGATTGGTGAGGAAGAGGCCGAGGGTAAGTTTGGCTTCCTGCTGCGCGCACTGCAGTATGGTGCGCCCCCCCACGGTGGTTTGGCTCTAGGCCTGGATCGTCTGGTCACTTTAATGTTGGAGCTGGACTCCATCCGTGACGTCATCGCCTTCCCCAAAACCCAAAAGGCAACCTGCTTGATGACTGAAGCCCCCTCTAAAGTGGACAATGCCCAAATGAAAGAGCTGCAACTGCGCAGCACCTTCAAGCCAAAAACGACCGAATAA
- a CDS encoding MBL fold metallo-hydrolase encodes MKLTILGSGTGTPMATRHPPGYLVQGEGWTMLMDCGSGTVWRLAELGHALVDLDYIAITHTHPDHIGDLLTLFHAFHLPGMARSKPLTLFGPEGIQDFLDAFVFLQTKKPQRFELQVQENPQALTMGPLTLDSAPMVHNPNMPALGYRLSCGGQSLVYSGDADPSEALVQLSAHADLAIYDCSTLAEGDFAGHMSAQQCGEVAQKAGVKTLILSHLYPLIHNRPDAARLPECRAVFSGEVVLAEDRMVMVSPF; translated from the coding sequence ATGAAGCTAACCATCTTGGGCAGTGGTACCGGTACCCCCATGGCGACACGTCATCCACCAGGTTATCTGGTGCAGGGCGAGGGGTGGACGATGTTAATGGATTGTGGCAGCGGCACCGTTTGGCGTTTGGCGGAGCTGGGGCATGCTTTGGTGGATCTGGATTATATTGCCATCACCCATACCCATCCTGACCATATTGGTGATCTGCTCACGCTTTTTCACGCCTTTCATCTGCCCGGTATGGCGCGCAGCAAACCCCTTACCCTGTTTGGGCCTGAGGGGATCCAGGATTTTTTGGATGCATTTGTTTTTCTACAGACCAAAAAACCGCAGAGGTTTGAGTTGCAGGTGCAGGAGAACCCCCAGGCACTCACCATGGGTCCGTTAACCCTGGATAGTGCGCCCATGGTGCATAACCCCAACATGCCTGCTCTGGGTTATCGTCTCTCCTGTGGGGGGCAGAGTCTTGTCTACTCGGGGGATGCCGATCCGTCGGAGGCGCTGGTCCAGCTGAGTGCTCATGCCGATTTGGCCATTTATGATTGCTCCACCCTGGCTGAGGGCGACTTTGCAGGGCATATGAGTGCGCAACAGTGTGGGGAGGTTGCCCAAAAGGCTGGGGTGAAAACGTTGATCCTCTCCCATCTCTATCCCCTGATCCATAACCGGCCTGATGCCGCGCGCTTGCCGGAGTGCCGAGCGGTGTTTAGCGGGGAGGTGGTGTTGGCTGAAGATCGTATGGTGATGGTCTCCCCATTTTGA